Below is a window of Methanothermobacter thermautotrophicus DNA.
AATGGAGGATCTGATCAGAACATACAATGAGAGGAAACCTGAAACACTCATGGTCCTCAGGGAGGTCCTGGACCCCACCTCCTTCGGAGTCGTCAGGGTTGAGGGTGACCGTGTAAGGGAGATCATAGAGAAACCAGGCCCCGATTCAGGGGCAGGGAACCTTATAAACACAGGTATATACGTATTCAGCCCGGCTGTCTTTGATTATATAGAGAGAACACCACTATCCAGCAGGGGGGAATACGAGATAACAGACACCATCATGATGCAGGTGAGGGATGACCTCCCTGTGAGGGCCATAATATCAGAGAGGGACTGGATAGATGTCGGCAGGCCATGGGAACTCCTTGAGGCGAGTGAGAGGCTCATGAGGGACCTGGAGGATTCCCTGGATGGTGAGGTTGAGGATGGTGTGACCATACATGGCCCCGTAGCCATCGGAGAGGGCACCATTATAAGGTCAGGCACCTACATCCAGGGGCCGGTCTACATAGGAAGGAACTGCGATATAGGCCCCAACTCCTACCTAAGGGCACACACATGTATAGGTGACGGTGTCAGTATAGGGAACGCCGTGGAAGTTAAGAATTCAATCATAATGGATGGTACAAACATCAACCACCTCAGCTATGTCGGTGATTCAGTTATAGGCATGGACTGTAACATAGCAGCAGGGACCAACATAGCCAATCTGAGATTTGATGACGGCCCCGTCAGGATGATGGTAAAGGATGATTTCGTGGAGACCGGCAGGCGGAAGCTGGGGGCTGTCTTTGCTGATGGTGTCAAGACAGGTATAAACTCAAGTTTCAACCCTGGCGTCAAGGTCGGCAGGGACTCCTGCATAGGGGCGGGCTGTGTGATCTCAAGGGATGTGCCCTCAAACACGCTTGTGATCCTCAAACAGGAGTACATTAAAAGGGAGTACAGGTGATTGGATGGCCTTCACGGTACTTGAAGGCGCCCGGATAGTGGGTGATGTGAGGATCGGGGACTGTTCCTCTGTATGGTACAATGCAGTCCTGCGGGGTGACCTCGAACCGATAGAGATAGGATGCTGCTCAAACATCCAGGACAACTGCGTCGTCCATACCAGTCATGGATACCCTGTCCGGGTCGGTGACCATGTATCTGTGGGACACGCAGCGGTCCTGCACGGGTGCATGGTTGAAGATAACGTCCTCATAGGTATGAACTCCACCATCCTGAACGGTGCGGTTATAGGGGAGAACTCCATCGTCGGAGCCGGTTCAGTTGTAACCTCTGGTAAGAAATTCCCACCGGGAAGCCTGATAATCGGGACTCCTGCAAGGGCTGTGAGAGAACTCAGTGATGAGGAGATAGAATCAATAAGGGATAATGCCCGGAGGTATGCTCTGCTGGCACGTGAATCCCAGTTCCGATAATCTGAACAGGATTGCATCAAAGTCAAGAGTGATTCTATGGTAAAGATCCGGAATAAGATCAATGATATTGAACCCTATGTACCTGGAAGATCCATAAAGGAAATTGCAGATGCCTATGGTCTGAAAGAGGATGAAATAATTAAACTTGGATCCAATGAGAACCCCCTGGGCCCATCACCCGCAGCGGTGGAGGCCATGAAGCGTGAACTTGAATCTGTCCACAGATACCCTGAGTCAGCCCTCACTGACCTGAGAGAAGCCATAGCAGACTACGCAGGGGTTGGAATGGACCAGGTTATCGTGGGTGGTGATGGCGCCGATGAGATAATCGATGTCCTGGGAAGGACCTTCCTTGACCCCGGCGAGTCCTTCGTGGTGCCCATGCCCTCCTACATGTACTATGAGTACACACTCCAGGCCCATGATGCGAGGGTTATCCATGCGCGCTGGGATGTCAGTGAAAACCGCCTCGACCTTGAATCTGTCCTGGATGCGGTTGATGAATCAGCCCGACTCGTCTTTCTCTGCAC
It encodes the following:
- the glmU gene encoding bifunctional sugar-1-phosphate nucleotidylyltransferase/acetyltransferase; this encodes MQAVILTAGEGTRMRPLTLTRPKTMLPVAGKPILQYSVDALRDSGVHDIVMITGYHEEAVKDHFGDGSGFGVNITYIRQEERLGTAHAIGHASELIDDEFIVLNGDIITDPGLMEDLIRTYNERKPETLMVLREVLDPTSFGVVRVEGDRVREIIEKPGPDSGAGNLINTGIYVFSPAVFDYIERTPLSSRGEYEITDTIMMQVRDDLPVRAIISERDWIDVGRPWELLEASERLMRDLEDSLDGEVEDGVTIHGPVAIGEGTIIRSGTYIQGPVYIGRNCDIGPNSYLRAHTCIGDGVSIGNAVEVKNSIIMDGTNINHLSYVGDSVIGMDCNIAAGTNIANLRFDDGPVRMMVKDDFVETGRRKLGAVFADGVKTGINSSFNPGVKVGRDSCIGAGCVISRDVPSNTLVILKQEYIKREYR
- a CDS encoding gamma carbonic anhydrase family protein codes for the protein MAFTVLEGARIVGDVRIGDCSSVWYNAVLRGDLEPIEIGCCSNIQDNCVVHTSHGYPVRVGDHVSVGHAAVLHGCMVEDNVLIGMNSTILNGAVIGENSIVGAGSVVTSGKKFPPGSLIIGTPARAVRELSDEEIESIRDNARRYALLARESQFR